CTACAGACCTCCACGTGGATCTCCGGGCGGGTGGAGTAGGTGTGGATGACGTTGCCGCAACCGCAGATGATGCGGGCGGGAACCAGCTTGGGGTGGATGCCTTCTTTCACGTTTCGCCTCCTTTCGCACGGTCTTGGCCGTGCGCAAAACCATCTCCTACTCTACCAGGACCCCGGGGCATCCCGCAACCTCAAGGCGGGGGCAGGCGGCGCCACCTGGGTCCGAAGAGGCGGCGGCGTAGCCGCTCCCAGGCCACCCAAAACACCCCTACCCCCAGGCCCAAAACCGCCAGGAGCCAGAGAATCCCCAAAACCCCAAGCCCCACCAGGGCGAAAAAGAGGAGGAGAAGGGGCAGGTACCAGGGAAGCCTCACGCCTTCACTTTACTCCCTAACTGGACTAGAATAAAGGATGCCCCAGGACAGGGGGGCGGTCGCGCCCGGGAGCCGAACCTCCCGGGTGAGGAAAGTCCGGGCACCATAGGGCAGGGTGCCAGCTAACGGCTGGGCGGGGTAACCCGACGGAAAGTGCCACAGAGAAAAGACCGCCAGCGGCCAGGCCACGGCCTGGTGCGGGCAAGGGTGAAACGGTGGGGTAAGAGCCCACCGCGCCTCCTGGAAACAGGGGCGGCACGGCAAACCCCACCCGGTGCAAGGCCCAGTAGAGGGGAAGGGCTTGCCCGGCCCGCCACAACCCCTGGGATGGGCCGCTTGAGGCCGGCGGCGACGCCGGTCCCAGAGAGATGACCGCCGAAAACAGAACCCGGCTTACGCCCTGTCCTGGGGCTCCCCAAGCTTCGGCTTGGGGTTTTTCTTTGCATCCGGGGTGGGAATAAAGTGGGACATGAGTGGGACCTAGTGGAAAACTGTGGGGAATCCGTGCTATACTCCTGGGCAAGAACTCCTCTGCGGGTAAGGCTCCAAACCGGACGCCCAAGCCCAGCCAGCCCCAGAGGGTGGGACCAGGTGGGAAATGCCCTTCGGCGAGTACCAGTACAGCCTGGACGACAAGGGGCGGGTGGTGATCCCCGGCCCCTTCCGGGATTTTCTCGAGGACGGCCTGGTGCTCACCCGCGGAATGGAGGGCTGCCTCTACGTCTTTCCCTCGGACCGCTGGCGCAAGATTGAGGAGCAACTGGTCAACCTCCCCCTCACCGACGCCCAGGCCCGGGCCTTCGTACGCTTCTTCTACTCTGGAGCCCACAAAACCCGCATGGACAACGCCTCCCGGGTCCTGATTCCCCCGCCCCTCCGCCAGTTCGCTGGCCTCAAGGAGGGGGGTGAGGTGGTGATCGCCGGTGCCCCGGGACGGCTGGAGATCTGGAGCCAGGAACGCTGGTGGAAGACCATTGAGGAGATCATGCAAAACCCCCCGGCCCCCGAGGCCCTCAAGGGGCTTATCGGATAGGAGACTATGGACGCCATTACCGAGCACATTCCCGTTCTTTACGAAGAAGTTCTAAACCTCCTGCAAGTCCGCCCGGGGCAGGTGTACGTGGACGCTACCTTGGGGGGGGCTGGGCACACCAAGGGCATCCTGGAACGCGGAGGCCTGGTCATCGGCCTGGACCAGGACCCCGAGGCCGTGGCCCGGGCAAGGGCCATGGGGCTCCCTGGGCTCAGGGTTTTTCAGCGAAACTTCCGCCATCTAAAGGAAGTCCTCCAGGAGGCAGGGGTTAGCCAGGTGGCGGGCATCCTGGCGGATCTAGGGGTGAGCAGCTTCCACCTAGAGGACCCCAAGCGGGGCTTCAGCTACCAGAGGGAAGGCCCCCTGGACATGCGCATGGGAGAGGAGGGCCCCACCGCCTACGAGGTGGTGAACACCCTTCCCTTGGAAGACCTCCGGCGGATCCTGCGGGACCTGGGGGAGGAGAAGCAGGCCCATCGCATCGCCAAGGCCATCGTGGAGAGAAGGCAGAAAGCCCCCATCCGCACCACCCTGGAGCTGGCCGAGGTGGTGCGGCGGGCGGTGGGCTTCCGGAAGGCGGGCCACCCAGCCCGCAAAACCTTCCAGGCCATCCGGATGTATGTGAACGACGAGCTGGGTGCTCTGGAGGAATTCCTTAGGCAAGCCGAGGAGGTCCTGGCCCCTGGAGGAAGGCTTCTGGTCATCACCTTCCATTCCCTGGAAGACCGCGTGGTGAAGCGCTTCCTGAAGGAAAGCAGCCTTAAGGTGCTCACCAAGAAGCCCATCACCCCAAGCCCAGAGGAGGTAGCGAAGAATCCCAGGTCCCGTAGCGCCAAGCTCAGGGCGGCGGAGAAGGAGGTGGCCTGATGCACCGCCAAGGAAGCCTGGGCACAACCCTTCGCTTCGGCCTCCTCTACCTCTTAGCCCTTCTCTTGGTCTTCGCCGTGGGCCACCGCAACCAAATGGAGAAGGCGCACCTGGCCAAGATGGAGGAGGAGCTCACCAGACTAAACGCCCAGGAGGAAGCCTTGCTCAAGGAGAGGTGGCAGGCCACCGAGCCCCATCGGGTGCTCTCCTGGGCCAAGGAAAAGGGCTTCGTGCCCATGAGCCAAGGGAGGTGGGCGGAGTGACCGTAGGGGTAAACCGGGTCTCCTGGGTTTTTCTGGGGTTCGCCCTCTGGATGGCCCTCTTCGGCTTGGGCCTTTACAGCCTCATCGCCCGCCCTCCAAGGCTCTCCGCTCCCCTGCCTCCCGCCGCTCCCCCTCGAGGCACCCTGTATGCCCAGGATGGCACCCCCTTGGCCCTGGACCTCAAAGAAGGGCGCTACTACCCCTTGGGAAAAAGCGCCAGCCAGCTCCTGGGCTTCGGGGAACGGGGCACGGGGAAGGGGCTTGAGGGGCTGGAACGGGATTTGAACGGGGCCCTGGAGGCGGGCCGCTCCTTCACCCTCACCCTGGACCCCTGGATCCAAGCCCTGGCAGAGAAGGCCCTCTGGGAGGGCCTGGCACGAAGCCGGGGAGCCTTTGGCACCCTGCTGGTCATGGACCGGGAAGGCAACCTCAGGGCCGTGGCCAACGGGCCAGCCTTTGATCCTCTAGCCCCCAGGGGGGATCCCAACCGGGACATCTCCTGGCGGAACCACGCCTTTCTCGTACCCCTGGAGCCCGGCTCCACCATGAAGGCCCTCACTGCTGCCATGCTCCTGGAGGAAGGAGTAGCCAGCCTCACCACCCGCGTGGAAGCCCCCATGCAGCGGGTGGTGGACGAATGGACCATCCGGGACGTCATTCCTCACCCCCCCATCCTCACCCTGACCGAGGTGCTTCGCTACTCCTCCAACGTGGGCATCAGCCTGCTGGCCGAGGCCCTGCCCAAGCAGGTGTTTTACCGTTATATGGAACGTCTACACCTCACCGATCCCACCCCCCTGCCCGGGGTAAGGGTGGCTAGCCCAATCGTTACCCCTCCCCACACCTGGAGCCCCGCCGCCTACGCCAACCATACCTTCGGCCAGGGTTTCCTTATCACCCCCCTTCACCTCACCGCTGCCTTCAACACCCTGGTGGACGGCCTCTACCGCCCACCCAGGCTCTTCGCCCACCAGAAAGGCCAGGCGGAGCGGGTCTTTTCTCCCACCACCGCCAAGGCCATCCGCCAGGCCCTGCAAGAAGGCCTTGCTCCCCGTGCCTCCCTGGCAGGGTACCCCTTGGCGGGCAAAACCGGAACCGCCCAGGTGGTGGTAAACGGAAGGTATTCCCAGGAAGTCTTCACCGCTTGGTTTGCCGGCTTCGTGCCCGGGGATGAACCCCTCTACACCGTGGTGGTGGCCGTCCACCATCCCAAAGGAGAGATCCACGGTAGCCTGGTGGCCGCCCCCATCTTCCGGGAGGTGGCCGCCGGGCTCTTGGCGTACCGGGGCGTACCCCCCTATGCTGAAGGGCGGTGAGTGGCTTGTGTATCTTCATCATGTTAGGGAAGTAACGCCGGAGTGGGTGGCCAGGGCCACCGGCGGAAGGCTTCACCCTGGGGGAAAACCCGTGCGCGACCTCCACTGGGATAGCCGCGAGACCACCCCCGGCAGTCTCTTCGTGGCCTTGCCCGGGAAACGGGTCCATGGACGGGAGTATGTGGACGAAGCCCGGGCCAAAGGAGCCCACCTGGTCCT
The genomic region above belongs to Thermus antranikianii DSM 12462 and contains:
- the rsmH gene encoding 16S rRNA (cytosine(1402)-N(4))-methyltransferase RsmH produces the protein MDAITEHIPVLYEEVLNLLQVRPGQVYVDATLGGAGHTKGILERGGLVIGLDQDPEAVARARAMGLPGLRVFQRNFRHLKEVLQEAGVSQVAGILADLGVSSFHLEDPKRGFSYQREGPLDMRMGEEGPTAYEVVNTLPLEDLRRILRDLGEEKQAHRIAKAIVERRQKAPIRTTLELAEVVRRAVGFRKAGHPARKTFQAIRMYVNDELGALEEFLRQAEEVLAPGGRLLVITFHSLEDRVVKRFLKESSLKVLTKKPITPSPEEVAKNPRSRSAKLRAAEKEVA
- a CDS encoding peptidoglycan D,D-transpeptidase FtsI family protein, which produces MTVGVNRVSWVFLGFALWMALFGLGLYSLIARPPRLSAPLPPAAPPRGTLYAQDGTPLALDLKEGRYYPLGKSASQLLGFGERGTGKGLEGLERDLNGALEAGRSFTLTLDPWIQALAEKALWEGLARSRGAFGTLLVMDREGNLRAVANGPAFDPLAPRGDPNRDISWRNHAFLVPLEPGSTMKALTAAMLLEEGVASLTTRVEAPMQRVVDEWTIRDVIPHPPILTLTEVLRYSSNVGISLLAEALPKQVFYRYMERLHLTDPTPLPGVRVASPIVTPPHTWSPAAYANHTFGQGFLITPLHLTAAFNTLVDGLYRPPRLFAHQKGQAERVFSPTTAKAIRQALQEGLAPRASLAGYPLAGKTGTAQVVVNGRYSQEVFTAWFAGFVPGDEPLYTVVVAVHHPKGEIHGSLVAAPIFREVAAGLLAYRGVPPYAEGR
- the mraZ gene encoding division/cell wall cluster transcriptional repressor MraZ — its product is MPFGEYQYSLDDKGRVVIPGPFRDFLEDGLVLTRGMEGCLYVFPSDRWRKIEEQLVNLPLTDAQARAFVRFFYSGAHKTRMDNASRVLIPPPLRQFAGLKEGGEVVIAGAPGRLEIWSQERWWKTIEEIMQNPPAPEALKGLIG
- the rpmE gene encoding 50S ribosomal protein L31; the encoded protein is MKEGIHPKLVPARIICGCGNVIHTYSTRPEIHVEVCSSCHPFYTGQQRFVDTEGRVERFQRRYGDSYRKGR